The sequence GGGGTCAGGTCAGAGGGATGGTTTGGGTGATCTGCTCACCCCCTTGATGGTGCTGTTTGCAGGGATCACGCCCAGTGCCTTGCTTTTGCTCCTGACAACTGGGAAATATTAGTTGTGCTTTCTTTTGTATCTTACTGTTCATGGTGGTCCCAACTGTGTCTGCATTTCTAGTCccttatttctttgtcttctgttGTTCAAGAAGATATTTGTCCAGGTGCATGTGGAAGCACTCCAGGAAAGGGACAATGTCTTAGCCTATCTCATTGTGTAAGGCCTAGAATGCAGAACTGCTAAGACAGGCACAGGCTCTTTCTTCAAGTAGCTTACTGAGCTTATTtgcatcttctttctttctatttcctTCTATATAAAAATCAACATTTGTTCAACATTATAGGATCCAGATTGCTTTAATTCCATTTGAACAGCATATGAGTTCCTCAATGATGGCATCTTTGTACCCTAGGGCTGTAACAAAGTAGCagttaattagaaaatatttctccaATTAATAATGAGCCTAGTATATTTCAGTGTCATTACTGGAACAACTTATGATATGGTGATATATTAGTATCCTAAAACAGAGCCTAAATATGTATGTACCCTAAATACATATCACAAACTGAGTCATTGTGAATTTCAAAGGTAAAGCTTGAAGTGCAGACAATGGTGTGAAGACATTGAGGAAAAAGCTTTATATGATAACCCCTTCTCCTAAACCTAGTAAATTCCATTTCTTCAAATATGAGCAATTCTTGCAAGAGATCTTTCCTTTCAAGGGTTGGACCTGATAATAAGACACAACTTTTCTTGATAAAGAGTAGGTGGAGAAGAAATTTATTGGCCTAGCTAGAGGTAAGTGAGAGAGATTTATTTATGGAGTCCAGCTACTTTTCATCATTCAGGACTGACATTTAAAGTAATGTGAACTCTTCACAATTGCATTATGCAGCTGAGctaataagaacaaaaatagtaataataatatgctACATGCAAGGATATTTATATCCACaattacatattaaaaattacatgtacatgaagcaggacacccaaagccagtgctctgtgacaacctagaggggtagggtggggagggaggagggagggggtttcagggtggaggggacacatgtatacctaagGCCAAtgcatattgatgtatggcaaaagctatcacaatattgtgttatcttccaattaaagcaaatacatttaaaaaataaataataaaagattacATGTACTGAAATAGCAAGTTTAATATTAATTGggatttatttcttcattatagAATTCATCCTCCAGAGTTCTCACATTTTAGATACAACAAtagcaaagatttgaaaaaaaaattaaaaagtcccAGAAATGCCGGACTTTTGGGGGGAAGCATTGAAGTTTGAAAAAGTGAATAAAGTCAAGAAAATTGTTTCAGAATTAGATTTATTCTCTGCTTGAACTTGAGTCTGTGAGCTATGTATTTCAACCAAATTTCCCATCAACTGATTTATTAGCCATCCTAGTTTAGGAATACAGAGATCCAGTTGTCCTAATTACCATCCTTTCTTCAGTAACCTCTGGATTCCTTGCTTGATCTCCTGGGTTCGCACCCTATAGACAATGGGGTTGAGGGCTGCAGGGATGACATGATGCAGGACATTGAGCAACACTGGCACATCAGGGGACACCTTCTTCTTTGCCACATGAGTGAGGACAAAGACCAGGAGGATGGTGCTGAAGAAGAGGATCAGGATGAAGTGGGAGCCACACGTGCTTAAGGCCTTTACAACAGCTCCTTCTGCCTTGAGTCTCAGAACAGCCCTTAGTATGAGGGTATAGGAGAGGAAGATGAGGATGAGGTCAGACCCCAGCAAAGTCCAGCCTCCAGCAAATTGGAGGAGACGATTGACAGTGACATCATCACAGGAGAGTCTGGAGACAGACATATTGGCACAGATGCAGTTCTCAATGACATTTCTCCCACAATAATGGAGTCGAGCAGAGAGGATGGGAACAGACATAGTTAGAAGTGCATTTCTGGCCAAGATAAAAATGGCCACCTTGGCTATAAATTGGTTAGTGATGATGGATGGGTATCTCAGTGGatggcagatggccacatagcggtcataggccataaCCATGAATGTGCAGGACTCCATGGCAAGGAAGCAATTCATGATATACATCTGAACGAAACAGGCGACAAAGCTGATGGACCTGAGATCAAACCAGAAGATGGCCAGGACCTTGGGGATGACGGTGAGGCAGAGCACCATGTCCAGCAGGGAGAGCAGGCTGAGCAGGTAGTACATGGGCTCGTGCAGAGAGGCCTCCAGCCGGATGGTGAGCAGGAGGGTGGCGTTGGCCCCCAtggccaggaggaagaggagactgAGGGGCAGGGACAGCCAGAGCTGCCAGCTGGGGGACTTGACAAAGCAATTTAGGAGGAAGTCTGAAACATTTCTGTGAGATGTCATCTTGTGGATTTTGTTTCTACAGACTTCCTTTTATGATCTAAAAAGTTAGGATCAAAATTATCCTCTGATTGTACTAAGCTGGGAGAAAAGTTCAGGAGCAAACTTACAGTTTCTAGCAGGTTATTTTGCTTTAAATGAGGATTTTTCACGTTGTACACAGGAAATAAATTCATTTCAATCTTCTGCAATTTTTGTGTCTCCTCATTtatgaaatagttttattttttcaatgaaaacATCTTATAAAGTAGAATGAGTTATGAACAGTTAGCTGTAAGATGTGTTCTTGCAACTGAGGATTGTTGCAGAACAGGTCCTCTCATTTTAGCAGTGTGGAGGTCTTTAGTGATTCCTCTCTGAATCTCTTTGCCTAACAGACCAGATAATGCCTCCTACATTCATACCATACTCCGTCCAGTGTTGCCACTCCTTTTTTctaatttagcttttttttttttttaaagctctttatAGAGAGGGAACAAAAAGATTAAGTATTATTCTTGTTCTCAGAGAGGTGAAAATTCC comes from Cervus elaphus chromosome 1, mCerEla1.1, whole genome shotgun sequence and encodes:
- the LOC122695409 gene encoding olfactory receptor 56A3-like, with the translated sequence MTSHRNVSDFLLNCFVKSPSWQLWLSLPLSLLFLLAMGANATLLLTIRLEASLHEPMYYLLSLLSLLDMVLCLTVIPKVLAIFWFDLRSISFVACFVQMYIMNCFLAMESCTFMVMAYDRYVAICHPLRYPSIITNQFIAKVAIFILARNALLTMSVPILSARLHYCGRNVIENCICANMSVSRLSCDDVTVNRLLQFAGGWTLLGSDLILIFLSYTLILRAVLRLKAEGAVVKALSTCGSHFILILFFSTILLVFVLTHVAKKKVSPDVPVLLNVLHHVIPAALNPIVYRVRTQEIKQGIQRLLKKGW